The sequence below is a genomic window from Harmonia axyridis chromosome 1, icHarAxyr1.1, whole genome shotgun sequence.
tctctcaccagaagcaacagacacaggtaaagtgagaaggattcttaaggcaatactaagattcggtagagaagaagttagattattttcaaaaatatattgtagaatttcaggTGGATTTgacgcttcagataatgaatacaatcttagggcttttatctcgttgaataaataattttctttcacgtcagcctctttttttcctgatcagttagctCTTGTTGGAGAGCATGAGagcatttcaatagatatttgtcattcaatttaagaatatcacaaataaaacaaaaaacgttgtcgtaatcagatatcatatcaaacctactatttaaggaacttagtgcttgatcaattattttcaaaaagatatttattttaaaagcgatttttggatcttgaggtgcctcatccgtgtgttcataatcgaacaatgttggtttatactttcgtcttacagtatacctaggtataatggagaaaaaccttgatctatctcaagagcagccgctagttttccagcttccgcaagtttttcctcgagaacattatcatccctacaattttggaaatgatcaactaaattcttcaaatagttttggcacactttaatgtcaatcgctacactttgcatcattttgcttacaataataatctggaatgaaacaacATACCAAATTATTATACCTGTGGCggctcataaagctccacataacaacaataaacacagcactcggtggcctagagggtaagagtgtagactctccttcaccgagatgcaacaaggtgccgggttcgagtcccagCAGCTCCCgatataataaattccccagGCGTCTGTGACAcagcacacacaaatataccaaagtcacactgatgagtccggtgtgtgtgccagggacgaaacgcataagtaggcatatgtgaaatcctacattggtgaccccgacgtgatgggaatggccgtctTAGGCTAGGAAtatagtgaagcgaccaagaggtTTGAAGAGGATAGCAGAAAGGATAGCGGTTCCCGAGAGTAGCGGCGATGACGAGGTGTCATCTCATAGTGAGGCGAACAAGAAATCAAAGCGATAGTCGAGTTTGATTATTATAGAGGACTTGCGTTTCCGAAAAATGGATTtatactgttagaaaattcgttattgaaactctggtatgtaatgaaaaatgatgaaaatagaagaacttgtactgttcacgaaattaataaatctaggAAAGTACATGGTGAATTTTATCACTTGTATGAAGAATTACGCGAATCcagagaaatttctttcatatttccgtATGAATATTGCAACGagtacattctggaaaaaattgaatctaaattaatgaaaaactggaCTAATTTCATTCGCGACCCTATCACTCCCACGGATTAATTACTTGTTTGTTTAATTTCATCCGCTACAGCATCCCATAAATTgtccaaaatatatcaattatgatgTTGAGCATCTCTCTGATTCCACAAATTACTTTTCACAAATATCGAACTTATGAATGCGTCAATATCcagttttatttattaattgcgcAGCTGCGCGGCGATGAACGAAAACAAACTTCCCCGATCTCGCCTCTATCCTCGCTTAACCGCCTAGCGCAACCGCAGTCGGGATCGCTGCACTATGTACTACCCTATtagaatatatttgtttgaattcgcCTATATCCTCTCTactatcctcttcgcacctcttggtcgcttcactatgttcctagccttaacgatgtgtcctggagagcagaaggttgatgcgtagctcccatatatctgcaatttccaacgaaactttagacgcccattcccatgacgtgcaatacgtgctccttggtctgccgcggtatagcggacctgaataggcggcattcaccgtccgcacgatgccgcgaggtgcagctctgattaggcggcaatcacccggctgcaccgatgacctcgtaacacgcataagtttcgttcctccgtcactggggagggagtcatgtggcggctcataaagctccacataacaacaataaacacagcactcggtggcctagagggtaagagtgtagactctccctcaccgagatgcgacaaggtgccgggttcgagtcccggcggctcccgatataataaattccccatCCCCAGGCGTCTGTGACACAGCACACACAAATacaccaaagtcacactgatgagtccggtgtgtgtgccagggacgaaacgcataagtaggcatatgtgataTCCTACATAcctacttcaaataaatttgaaagaatgaatatttaataaaaaagaACTTGCCTTATGTCTACTTtctatgttaaaagtatcattttctgctatttctaaaaggctatcacatatttgaaaaaaatgaaacttttgcATAAATTTttcttgaccatctagtatcacttagaggttttagatgtaactgaggatcatgcttttttataacattccaatctttttgtggatgaagagtaatatatataaagttcttgtgcAATATCAAAAAAGTccagtgtttcatttgaaaccttagcagcatcatatTCAGTtgaatttaagctgtgtgcagcacatggcgcaaaaaatgccctaggattagcatcgagtatgcgtttttgtaaaccaatatgttTTCCGCGCATATTTGCCCCATTATCAGACCCTTGAGTTTTGCTCTCGACTAATGTCGATcacaggatcaaaagacgaaatCATCTGAGACACTTTTGAGAAAGTTCTCATTATCATATTCAAAAAGTATTCTAGAAGAACCTTGAaaaggtacttaccatttcataaaatttcatttaatcaCAACTAAAAACAGATAAGCAAAACACAATCCAAATCttctcaattttcaattatctaAGTATTTAAATTCTTCACCCTTGAACGTTGCGaaataaaatctaatatttggaTTACGCCGCCTCTCGCTGTTATAGCGCaacaagcagattttggtagtttcaaaaatTCTGCGTAacttgtagtatttttcctacagatggtgtcgaaagtttcagtaattcccctggccgtcgtttcggtatttatgattgtttatgtttaCCATATGCGTGTGTTAGTGATAATCGAAGAAAGGGTGCCCGCCGTCCGATGCAGGTTGCCGGGTGCCCATAAAGAAATCTCATGCCGACAAAGGGATAATTATTATCTATGATTTATTTACTCATAAAGAATCGTATAATGGCAATCGGGCTTTTTCataccgattgcgacgttcggaaacttataaattgcaagaaagaagtttggaaaaaaaaattgttgaaaaaatttgaaagaatttttctcgaaaacctttggtccatcggttcttcatgcggtctataagaggttttggcgcccgcgtgcggtgcacacgttgaacgcgcggttgcgggggccctgtacTGCAGAATATAGCCTTCCACgtttttcagtttgttttcaatgttgggtgttttgaaaaatatatggtCAATACAACTATTTCCTTCAGGGCGTGTGCATTCATTAATGATAGACATAAACCCATATGTGtacataatatttttatattcgtCTACGAAATCGTTATCCGTTAACAAATTTATGTTTATATCTCCGATCAGCACATGTCTTTTTACGTGATTCATATTATCAAGATACGTTAGAAGATCTTCATTAAAGGTGTCCACACAAGTTTGGGGAGACCTATAAATTGCGGTTAATGCCATGTTCTTTTcgctattgattttcatttcTACAGATTTGCTTTCTCCTAGGTTTATTATCTTATGCGTGTATTTTATATGGTTTTTTAGGTAAACCAAGACACCATCATTTTTATTCAGAGTTCCCTCATTGTAAATAATTTGATATCCTTCTATATTATACATTTCCAAATTATTAATCTGAAAAGTTTCCGACAATACTATTATGTCGAATTGTATCGGCAAATAGTTCAAGAGAATCATGAACTCATCAAAATTCCTTGCAACACTTCTAATTTGTCGATATGAtcaattgtttttgtttcatacttGCTTTCGTGATAATCTCTAATGTACGGATTCATATTTTTGATGAGAGAGgctaacaaaaaataattatataaaaaaaattataattttttcgtttgttttttctcctttttttttttaatttttgctttcgtgatatttttttatgtatGGTTTTATATAATTGATGAGAGAAAAAAAAGAGCCAACGATACGTACTGTTACTGCTTTCCTATGCCCTCTCTGGGTCTCAACCTTGGTCCTATTGGACCGAGAGAGATGGACCATGGGGCTCAGCTTTCTGCTCGTTATTTATTAATCCTTTCAAGGTATATTCCCTGGTGCCGACCACAAGGCGATTTCCCCGTATGTATGATTTTCTAGTGGAGTTTGTTCTGGCTTTGTGTAGGTTCGCCCTCAGGATCTTGAGTTCTTCTCGCTGTTTCCCCGTTAGGTCGTTAGATATACTCAGGGGGGTATCTTTTAATTGCTTAACCTTTGAAAATATTACCTTCTTCTTTAGGTAAGAGATTAACTCTACTTTTATTGGGGAGTCTTCAGCCTTTCCAAGCTTATAACAATTATCAATGTCATTTTCATTAAGTTCAACATTGAGCACTCGATGTAATTCTTCGCAAATTAACTGAGGAGTAGTTTCTTTAACTGATTTATTGAGACCAAATATAATGATAttgtttttcctgttttcacGGTCAACATATTCAAGTTTCTCCTTTAAGTCGGAGTTTTCTTTTTCTAGTTGATCTATtctatttttcaacaatttcagttcTTGCGTGAGTCTGGTTTCAGTGGCCGAGATTGAGCTTTTAACTTCTTCTTTGCTATTAATAATTTCCTCGTAAAGTTGCTTCAACGTATTATCCGGTGACTTCCCGTCTAACGTCATTACTTATTTCACCGATATTGTGTGATATTCTTTAGAATTTATTGTACACTTGTTTCCAATTTTTTCTCTATCTTGATCATCACTGATTCCAGTGatgatcaaatttaaaatcagcAACAAGGTAATTCTTCAAAATCATCTTCCTTTTCTTGATTTTAGTAGTACAAATAAGGAACTACACCACATTTGCCTTGCTACAAGGTGAAAATGTTGGAGAAATATAGGTACTCGTATTAAGAATAACAATATTTCTTCATTCAAGCATAATTTCATCCCATTTCTTCTGAAAAAGTTGTAATTCTTCCAAAAGTTCAATTATAAGATAATTAAAGTAAatccgaaaaaaattcaaaacgaatcaataatttcatataaaaaagccTAACTTCCGGATCTACTTCGCCAATATTCAAACtactggaaaaaattgaatgatcaAAATATAAGTTCCAAATTTTTAGAGGCTGTAATTTCGTTAAAAATAGTAGGTAGTAtcggaattaaaaaaaacatttcagagCGTAGTTTctataataatttcgaaatattatcataaatttttttccactagTTTATTACTTCAATTTGTAACGGGAATTGCGCTGAAAACCTGTGCTACCTATTACTTTCGTTTCGTCGTCCAAATGGGACACAAGTAACCTTCATACCAAAATTATGGgaactataaaaaaaatgggACTGATCCCCGGTCTTTCAGACCCATCAGCCTAACATCATTTCTGCTGGAAACGATGGAGAAAGTGGTGGATTAACACATAAGAACGGAGAATCTGGAGAATAAACCACTTCACAAATGCCAGCAAGCTTACAGGACCAGCCGATCAACGGAGACTGCTCTGTATCAGCTGACTGAAGCCATCCAGAGTACTCTGAATAATAAAGAGATGGCAAAATGCAACTTCCTAGACATATCTGGAGCCTATGACAACACAACATATGTGACGTCCAGAGAGGCACTCAGAAGGctataagtaagtaagtaatttattttgtgaacaaaACTATTATAAAATGGATGTATAAGATGTTAAGGTCGATAATAGCTGAGACACAGGTGGGTAATCAGACATCCTTTGTTAAAGCCACTAGAAGAACACCTCAAGGGGGAGTTATATCTCCCCTTCTATGGTGCCTAGTTGTCGAAGAGTTACTTCACAGACTGACAGAGGCTTCGACTTTATAGGCAATGCTGACGATATAGTCTTAACAGTTCTTCGAAAGCACCTTGAGCGATTTAATACAGAAGGGCTTCAGAATTATTGAACAATGGTGCTTGTCAATGAGGGATAGTGAGGTTGAATATTAGCCTATCCAAGACCACAGCAATCCCATTCACTCGGAAAAGGAAGCTTCTAGGAATGAAATCCCTCCCTCTAAATGGACACATCTTAgagtgaaaaataaaatatctggGAATGAACCTGGATAGTAAGCTTCTGTGGAAGAAGCACATTCACCTACATGTTAGCAATAGCTAAAAGGCCTTGATATCGAGCAGTAGTCTAGATGGGgaaacttttatttatttatacattaCACCATTCAACAGCCTTAAATAAGAAAGGGAAAGAatgggaaaaaaattacaagaaataaAACCTTATCAAACTAAATACATTCCACgcgaaaaatgaaaaacaaaagaaatcgaAGTCAATCGAAatgattatacaaaaaaaaagaaatgctCACACCTAGCTCCACATTTTGTGAGTTAATTCAGACTATGATCCAAAAATAGTCCCTGAATGGTTTACTATCAAAATCATTCTGAACAGAGAGGTAGCTCTGACATATCCGGTACAGAGGCGAGAAGAGAAGTACACTAGTGCGCGGAAAAAGGAGATAAAAGGTAGTCGCAAGACGCACGGGCAATTTGGGCACATGTAGATTAATCAGAGAATGTAAAAAGGAACCTTAATCCTGAGCaaagaattttctgaagaaatacTAGACTCATAATAGTGTGACGCCTATCCAGACTATCTACCTTAAATCTGCTCAGTAGCCGTTCATGTGCTTTACCACGGTTCGGGTAGATTCCATCTAGTCTGAAACTAACATACTTCAAAAATCGCCTCTGCACTTTTTCCAAACCAAAATTGTGAACATCGTACACCGTGCTCCAGACAACGCACACGTATTCAAACTTTGACCTCACGAGAGCGTTAAACAAGACGAAGAGCGTCCCGGAATCGATTAACTACTTAGAACTCCTCACCAGAAAGCCAAGCGCCTTGAATCCACAGGACATAACCAGACGCACGTTAGTTGCGAAAGTCAACCTCGAATCAAATATAACACCCAAATCTCTGTGCTCATCCACCCTAGAAAGAATGTGACCctcaatattatattgaaactcAATTGGTGCCATTTttcgactaaatgaaattaaGCAACATTTATTTATGAAAGTTAGTTTCTCCCGTACCAACGATTCAACCCATCAATACCGCCCTGAAGTTCCCAACAATCCTCAATCGACAGAATCCGCTGAAACAACTTGCAGTCGTCTACGTGAAAAAGATATTCACTCATCAAGAAACGGCAAAAGATGACAAATAAAAGGGGATCCAACACGACCCCTGAGGAACACCAGATGATGCCACAAACTCCGCCGAAGTGAATCCGAAGTACTGAACCCACATGGTCCTGTTGGTAAGGTACGACTCTAGCAAATGAATGCATTTGAGTCAATCCAAATGATGACAATTTTTCAAGGACACCATGCAATAGCAGTATACTGTGTGATACAAGTTAAATCAATCACTGTGGATCGACCTGAGTCCGTTCTGATTATCAAAAATCTAACCGTTGACATGCGAATAGAggaaattctaaataatacttcCAAAAACTTTGCGGAGGAAACTCCGTATCAcatggtgacggaatgcctcgccatcactaacCAACGCAAAATCCGTTTTGGACAAGAAagttgtagaagtgaggaagtagcatCCTTGAAGCCTTCtcagatagatagatatatagATGTTTATTTAGATTCAAATAAACATTAACAGGCCACAGAGATAATTATATACAATAATTTTCTGTACGTGACTAATActgatactggagttcattaaaactctggaactggaaggcgaacTGGAATAGATCacgagagaatagctctgatgcgGGGATATCTATgttctgctttctgatatcttatcaaATCGAAATATAAATCGGGGGTCTTTGATGATTTTCCTCCTCCTATAGCACTTGAGATCCTTTcattgagcatcgaatttgagacaccttgtacataatttttatttataccaTTAATGGATAATATTTCCATATTAGGTTATGTTCATCCGCAAAATCAAACAAGGGAATGAAAGTCGAGAAAGTCatggtttttattattttttacctttgttttgtttttgtaaaattttattgGCGTTAAGGACTTATAGTAGAGGGTAttcaatttagaaaaaaatcaaacttaacAAAACCTAACTACCCGATTGAACTGAACAAAATTTGGACGAAAAACGATTATACTAGGGAAATATTACACATTTACATCAATTGAACATGCGAAGAAGCTGCACAGCCCCCCGAAAAGTAAGTCATGAGTCGGGGGGCCCCTCAAGTTTTCCGACAATCCGTCGTACTGCTCAGCTGCCTGCCGTTCCAGTTCACGGTACACATTATCTGTGGAATTGCAGTATTGTTCCAGCGCTTGTATTTCCAGTTCTTCCGAGATCGTCGAAGTGACCGGCACTTCCTCTTCGAACAGGATGTTCACCGTTTTACTGACCATTTCGTCAAAATCGCTCTTCGCTTTCAGCTTATTCGATAGTTGAGGTGGACTAGCCTCTACACAAGAAGAATTAGAATTTTCGCGTAAACTCTTTCGTAAAGCGTCACTGTCGGTGGTCTCGGTGGAAGCTGAGCTTTCTCCTTGGGCTTTTCTGACTTTACTCTTCAGGATGCTAATTTGAGGTTGGGTAGTTTTCTTAGGTTTAGGTTTCAATCGGTTATCCACAAAATACTGCGATGTTGACGGTGTAGGTTGCTGCTGACTGGCTGGGCCCATCCAGGTGGTTTGAGGTACAAAGTTCAGGAAGTTCGCTTGACTCACGTTAGGTCTAGAATAATTCTGAGGGACGATCCACCGTTGCATGACTCTAGTCTGTTGCAAAGGCTGATAGAAATAAGGCGTTTGTACCGGTTGAGATATGGGATAGATGGAAGTACGGTTCTGTTGCAACATCAACACTGGCTGCGCGTACTGGTACTGACTGGGAATAAAGGGGTTTTGGCGTTGAAACGTCTGCATATTTCTGTTAGTTATCACTTGGGACGTGTGAGAGAAAGTGTTCGTACAACCGCAACTGTTCTGATAAGTGTTCGAATAATGGGAAGTGTTAAACTGATAGCTGTAATTGTTAACGTAGGAAGATTGCGCGATCACTGGAACGCTGATAGTGTTGGTACTCCTGTAGTCTTCGTTATTCTGTTGCGTCGTTTCTCTCACAAGGTTAGCCGTTTTCACCGGAGACGTTTCAACGGGTTTAGTCTTTGGCAGTAGTTTAACGTTGGTCTGTATCGGCGTGTTGTTGTTCTTCTGAATCCTCATCTCCGACTTGAAAACCTGACTAGGCTCTTCTGGATTCGACTGGCTCGGGGAACCGCTCAGATCGGTCACGGTAGAAACGACCGAAGATGCACAGCACACCGAGAACTTCGGGAAGATCATATTCAGGGAACTCGTTGCCTCCAGATCGGGTAGTGGCTTCGATAATCCATCTGACTCTTTCTTCACTAGATCCGTAGCGGCGAGTCCTTGAAGTACAGCCGAATACAGTCTCTTAGGGCACACCGGTTCTTCGATCTTGATGTCTTCGACGCAAGGTTCTTCGATGTTCGGCTCAACGGGTTCCGCGTCCAGGTCCTGGATGGCGGCCTGACTCTTGCTCATCCAGCCGTTCTGCTGCCTGAACGACATCGCCAGATCCTGCAATAAGAAAACGCTAGATTGATATGTTGTTGACGAATCCATCTGATACCTTCAAATGATCGAATTCATTCGCCGACTCTGATACCTCGTCTAAAAATGGTCCCTGACCTCTCGGATCGTGAGGAGCATTGTAAAATTGCAAGCTGGGCAACTTGCTTAAAGTTAAATCTATGTCTCTAGCGAACGCTATGCATCGCTGACGTAAATCGTCCTTTTGCGtattccaaattatttttactTTATCTAAAAGGTGAACCAAAATGATTTATGGGCTGAATGAACGTTACAGCTTTGATACATTATGGATTACTGAAGTATGGAGTGGGGCAGAATGTGGTGACTAATTTAAagggtgaattaaaaaaaaagcatcAAGGTACATAAAAAAAACTTCTTATTGCTGATAACACACAACAGGTTTTGTGCCAGTAGACAATCGTTATGTCCAAATGTttcttattttcgaattttgagccgggagaGATTTGAAACGATTGGGTCCTACTCAATGAGAAAATCCATTTTGAAAACGATTTTTTATGGATGGCTGCAGTGTGTACGATAACTTTCggatgtacaactttgcttccgccgttttgcaatagatggctgtagcgattagtggtagtcgaaataaatatatcgtagatgtcatacaataagcttaggtaggTATTTATAGATATAGCGCCATCGAAATgttagttgatttgtgtctgcatcataaagttattctcgataaacatgtcagctcacgagacaaattctcgtcatttgcgggaagttttaattttctgctttaatatgaagaaatctgtggtttaggctcatcgaatgctttcaaatacctatggtgaggccgctattaataaaagaacgtgccgagagtggtttcagtgcttcaagaacggtgattttgacgtcgaagaccagcatggcgatggaagagagaaggtttccgAACATGCAGAGTTGGAggattacttgatcaagactcttgtcaaactcaacaagaattggcaggatcattggaggtgatgcaacaagccattcaaAAACGCCGGAAAGtcgtgggaatgattcagaaacaaggaaattggatgccgtacgagcTGAAggtgagagatgttgaacggcgtttgtttgcttgtgaacagctgcttgcaaggggAAGACGGAAGAGATATTCCggcatgcttccacgtcgacggccaaactgaatattcactgttccaaggtcatgctcagtatttggtgggaccagctcggcgtagtgtattatgagttgttggaACCGActtaaacaatcacaggcgatcgttatcgaacgcaattaatgcgtttgagctgagcattgagagacaaacgaccgcaatacaacgagagacatgttAAAGAaagaagtgattttacagcatgacaatgctcgaccccatgttgcgaaagaggtcgagatatacttggaaacgttaaaatgaagtcctaccccactagccgtattctccagacgttgctacTCCGGACATCTGTtacgatcaatggcacacgtccTGGCTGGTTAGCACTTcctgtcttatgaagaagtaaaaaataggATCGATTCGTCGATCGCTCCAAAAGATTTCTCAACGCGAGGATGGGTGAAAGTAGTTtccagcaatggacaatactacgaatcataaatgtataaccagtttttcacaataaagcctcgaatttcggaaaaaacgacggaagcaaaattgtacgcctatATATTTGCTAGAGACTTTCAGGGTTTGAATATCTTT
It includes:
- the LOC123688771 gene encoding uncharacterized protein LOC123688771 isoform X1 → MSIKDRLKTAYENVALNGDTTWTDSTNTFQEANKKLFSKEQQLKNIRIIEERPRTVKDSIPNSKLATYDDYEYNEARELCYTRSIQKTQIEFLSKDTSIDAQEEPWLLQDVDTLFIWFICCQNQKRNDCGAFEYCNEHGMRQHKPIEDQEIKVVSPLLNANGFQEKKLRMAIISDKVKIIWNTQKDDLRQRCIAFARDIDLTLSKLPSLQFYNAPHDPRGQGPFLDEVSESANEFDHLKDLAMSFRQQNGWMSKSQAAIQDLDAEPVEPNIEEPCVEDIKIEEPVCPKRLYSAVLQGLAATDLVKKESDGLSKPLPDLEATSSLNMIFPKFSVCCASSVVSTVTDLSGSPSQSNPEEPSQVFKSEMRIQKNNNTPIQTNVKLLPKTKPVETSPVKTANLVRETTQQNNEDYRSTNTISVPVIAQSSYVNNYSYQFNTSHYSNTYQNSCGCTNTFSHTSQVITNRNMQTFQRQNPFIPSQYQYAQPVLMLQQNRTSIYPISQPVQTPYFYQPLQQTRVMQRWIVPQNYSRPNVSQANFLNFVPQTTWMGPASQQQPTPSTSQYFVDNRLKPKPKKTTQPQISILKSKVRKAQGESSASTETTDSDALRKSLRENSNSSCVEASPPQLSNKLKAKSDFDEMVSKTVNILFEEEVPVTSTISEELEIQALEQYCNSTDNVYRELERQAAEQYDGLSENLRGPPTHDLLFGGLCSFFACSIDVNV
- the LOC123688771 gene encoding uncharacterized protein LOC123688771 isoform X2 gives rise to the protein MSIKDRLKTAYENVALNGDTTWTDSTNTFQEANKKLFSKEQQLKNIRIIEERPRTVKDSIPNSKLATYDDYEYNEARELCYTRSIQKTQIEFLSKDTSIDAQEEPWLLQDVDTLFIWFICCQNQKRNDCGAFEYCNEHGMRQHKPIEDQEIKVVSPLLNANGFQEKKLRMAIISDKVKIIWNTQKDDLRQRCIAFARDIDLTLSKLPSLQFYNAPHDPRGQGPFLDEDLAMSFRQQNGWMSKSQAAIQDLDAEPVEPNIEEPCVEDIKIEEPVCPKRLYSAVLQGLAATDLVKKESDGLSKPLPDLEATSSLNMIFPKFSVCCASSVVSTVTDLSGSPSQSNPEEPSQVFKSEMRIQKNNNTPIQTNVKLLPKTKPVETSPVKTANLVRETTQQNNEDYRSTNTISVPVIAQSSYVNNYSYQFNTSHYSNTYQNSCGCTNTFSHTSQVITNRNMQTFQRQNPFIPSQYQYAQPVLMLQQNRTSIYPISQPVQTPYFYQPLQQTRVMQRWIVPQNYSRPNVSQANFLNFVPQTTWMGPASQQQPTPSTSQYFVDNRLKPKPKKTTQPQISILKSKVRKAQGESSASTETTDSDALRKSLRENSNSSCVEASPPQLSNKLKAKSDFDEMVSKTVNILFEEEVPVTSTISEELEIQALEQYCNSTDNVYRELERQAAEQYDGLSENLRGPPTHDLLFGGLCSFFACSIDVNV
- the LOC123688771 gene encoding uncharacterized protein LOC123688771 isoform X3, which codes for MRQHKPIEDQEIKVVSPLLNANGFQEKKLRMAIISDKVKIIWNTQKDDLRQRCIAFARDIDLTLSKLPSLQFYNAPHDPRGQGPFLDEVSESANEFDHLKDLAMSFRQQNGWMSKSQAAIQDLDAEPVEPNIEEPCVEDIKIEEPVCPKRLYSAVLQGLAATDLVKKESDGLSKPLPDLEATSSLNMIFPKFSVCCASSVVSTVTDLSGSPSQSNPEEPSQVFKSEMRIQKNNNTPIQTNVKLLPKTKPVETSPVKTANLVRETTQQNNEDYRSTNTISVPVIAQSSYVNNYSYQFNTSHYSNTYQNSCGCTNTFSHTSQVITNRNMQTFQRQNPFIPSQYQYAQPVLMLQQNRTSIYPISQPVQTPYFYQPLQQTRVMQRWIVPQNYSRPNVSQANFLNFVPQTTWMGPASQQQPTPSTSQYFVDNRLKPKPKKTTQPQISILKSKVRKAQGESSASTETTDSDALRKSLRENSNSSCVEASPPQLSNKLKAKSDFDEMVSKTVNILFEEEVPVTSTISEELEIQALEQYCNSTDNVYRELERQAAEQYDGLSENLRGPPTHDLLFGGLCSFFACSIDVNV